From the Mycoplasmatota bacterium genome, one window contains:
- the dapD gene encoding 2,3,4,5-tetrahydropyridine-2,6-dicarboxylate N-acetyltransferase yields the protein MDATNLIDYIKKQKKRTTVKVYCSGRFDALVIPKDIKGFACSQFVILIGEYEEVQKFINSHQQFIDDYYIEYNHHHTAIPLLKYYETNARIEPGAIIRENVTICDQAVILMGAVINIGAYIGEKTMIDMNAVIGSRAHIGRNCHISAGAVIAGVIEPVSAKGVIIEDNVIVGANSVVLEGVHIHKNAVIGAGCVVCDDVLENAVYVGNKAKFLKYRDELTNKKTIISDDLR from the coding sequence TTGGATGCAACTAATTTAATTGATTATATAAAAAAACAAAAGAAAAGAACAACTGTTAAAGTGTATTGTAGCGGGCGCTTTGATGCTTTAGTTATACCAAAGGATATAAAAGGTTTTGCATGTAGCCAATTTGTGATATTGATTGGAGAATATGAAGAGGTTCAAAAGTTTATTAATAGTCATCAACAATTTATTGATGACTATTATATTGAATATAATCATCATCATACAGCTATCCCATTATTAAAATATTATGAAACGAATGCAAGAATTGAACCAGGTGCTATCATACGTGAGAATGTAACGATTTGTGACCAAGCGGTAATTTTAATGGGGGCTGTGATTAATATTGGTGCTTATATTGGAGAAAAGACGATGATTGATATGAATGCGGTGATTGGTTCTAGAGCACATATTGGACGGAATTGTCATATTAGTGCAGGCGCTGTAATCGCTGGTGTAATAGAGCCTGTTTCAGCTAAAGGGGTTATTATTGAAGACAATGTGATTGTAGGAGCTAATTCAGTGGTCTTAGAAGGGGTTCATATTCATAAAAATGCAGTGATAGGGGCAGGGTGTGTTGTGTGCGATGATGTTTTAGAAAACGCAGTTTATGTAGGAAATAAAGCGAAGTTTTTAAAATATCGAGATGAGCTAACAAATAAAAAAACGATTATATCTGATGATTTAAGATAG
- a CDS encoding ATP-grasp domain-containing protein — translation MKSIIFIGTQKSGSSREAIKAARRLGYKTVLLTSRINQIRNQEAYPDVSQMVFCNVTDYVDLKRNISELQENGLEIETIISFVDSYVYIASLLADEFGVGCFTSDAIFKMHDKLLSRECIKQTPYVPWYKILKDNYYESVDEIYHRLPLILKKPNSTGSKDVYLVNSVSEYLDRLERLSNGYHDQVIVEQYIKGPQFLVESLVENKEIKIVAIIQQEIYIYSGHSIVTGYQLKLDLDSEFEQSLREAVTEIVMCHGMKNGACHLEMRYVNNQWKLIEINPRISGVAMNEFIFYGLGINLAEQTLNLALKKPLQLTPKYEMYTNAQYLISLLSGKLLKVTGRNEALNKFGVIKVFIKPQRGSTIYTPTSMGYRYAYVIANGQDEHQAKINAKIAASKIKFHILRE, via the coding sequence ATGAAATCAATCATATTTATAGGTACACAAAAATCTGGTTCTAGTAGAGAAGCCATAAAAGCAGCTAGACGATTAGGTTATAAAACAGTATTATTGACAAGTAGAATTAACCAAATTCGTAACCAAGAAGCCTATCCAGATGTGTCACAAATGGTGTTCTGTAACGTCACAGATTACGTTGATTTAAAAAGAAATATTAGTGAACTTCAAGAAAATGGTTTAGAAATTGAAACAATAATTTCTTTTGTCGATTCCTATGTATATATCGCTAGTTTATTAGCTGATGAATTTGGTGTAGGATGTTTTACAAGTGATGCGATATTTAAAATGCATGATAAACTATTATCTCGCGAATGTATAAAACAAACACCTTATGTACCTTGGTATAAAATATTAAAAGATAATTATTATGAATCAGTTGATGAGATTTATCATAGGTTACCACTAATTTTAAAAAAGCCAAATTCAACGGGGTCTAAGGATGTTTATTTAGTCAATAGCGTAAGCGAGTATTTAGATAGACTAGAAAGATTATCAAATGGATATCATGATCAGGTGATTGTTGAACAATATATTAAAGGACCACAGTTTTTAGTTGAATCACTAGTAGAAAATAAAGAAATCAAAATTGTTGCGATTATTCAACAAGAGATTTATATATATAGTGGGCATTCGATTGTAACAGGGTATCAGTTAAAGCTTGATTTAGATAGTGAATTTGAACAATCTTTAAGAGAAGCGGTGACTGAAATTGTTATGTGTCACGGAATGAAAAATGGGGCATGTCATTTAGAAATGCGTTATGTGAACAATCAGTGGAAACTAATTGAAATTAATCCGAGAATTTCTGGTGTTGCGATGAATGAATTTATATTTTATGGATTAGGAATCAATTTAGCAGAACAAACGCTTAATTTAGCATTGAAAAAGCCACTTCAGCTGACTCCAAAATATGAAATGTATACAAATGCACAATATCTTATCAGTTTATTATCGGGTAAATTACTGAAGGTAACTGGGAGAAATGAAGCATTAAATAAATTCGGTGTAATTAAGGTGTTTATCAAACCACAGAGGGGTTCTACGATATATACACCAACATCAATGGGGTATCGATACGCATATGTTATCGCAAATGGTCAAGATGAACATCAAGCAAAAATTAATGCGAAAATAGCTGCAAGTAAAATAAAATTTCATATATTAAGAGAATAA
- a CDS encoding peroxiredoxin — MIEAKVGEPAPLFEMDALMPNGEGLDRFGTVDMENIIAEGKWIVLYFYPLDFTFVCPTEIRRFNEIYPKFKELGAEVIAVSTDSLFSHLAWQDQELGVLQHPHASDKAHYVSEAYGVLDDEKGISWRGTFIIAPNGILKHMSINHGEGGRNVEEVLRTLEVFKNEIEGKLVPCGWQPGTDFLKK, encoded by the coding sequence GTGATAGAAGCTAAAGTTGGAGAGCCAGCACCACTTTTTGAAATGGATGCACTGATGCCAAATGGTGAAGGATTAGATCGTTTTGGAACCGTTGATATGGAAAATATTATTGCTGAAGGTAAATGGATAGTACTTTATTTTTATCCTTTAGATTTTACTTTTGTCTGTCCAACAGAAATTAGAAGATTTAATGAAATATATCCAAAATTTAAAGAATTAGGTGCTGAGGTAATTGCGGTTTCAACAGATAGTCTGTTCTCTCATTTAGCATGGCAAGACCAAGAATTGGGTGTTTTACAACATCCTCATGCATCTGATAAAGCACATTATGTTTCAGAAGCTTATGGTGTATTAGATGATGAAAAAGGAATATCATGGCGTGGGACATTTATTATTGCACCAAATGGTATTTTAAAACATATGTCAATTAATCATGGTGAAGGCGGACGAAATGTTGAGGAAGTATTGCGTACATTAGAGGTGTTTAAAAATGAGATTGAGGGTAAATTAGTTCCATGTGGATGGCAACCAGGTACGGATTTTCTCAAAAAATAA
- a CDS encoding diacylglycerol kinase family lipid kinase: protein MKYLFAVNPVSGKNKAKAKMNQLAILLRDNNIDFMTYETQPYQYANDLKSIILENNITHVFAVGGDGTAHEVLNAIVGLDVFFGVIPFGSGNDFARVLRLPKKIDKVFNMIEKNQHVVIDVGQVKGRYFLNYISFGFDVAILKQSVKFKRFLHGGLAYLCAVISTLITYKCEYYKINDEEKRLYLSTIHNGKFYGGGMKINPFSEINDGILDLCTVKKMNRFKLLLLFPSVFSGKHFKFKKLVKFESKRHFLIETNEDSVVCGIDGELYEFDSPIEVKIIPKSVKMIRY, encoded by the coding sequence ATGAAGTATTTATTTGCAGTGAATCCTGTTTCGGGAAAAAATAAAGCAAAAGCGAAAATGAATCAATTAGCGATTTTATTAAGAGATAATAATATTGATTTTATGACTTATGAAACACAACCTTATCAATATGCAAATGATTTAAAAAGTATAATCTTAGAAAATAACATCACACATGTATTTGCAGTTGGTGGGGATGGAACAGCACATGAAGTTTTAAATGCGATTGTTGGACTTGATGTCTTTTTTGGTGTGATTCCATTTGGTTCAGGAAATGATTTCGCACGTGTATTAAGGTTACCTAAGAAAATTGATAAAGTTTTTAATATGATAGAAAAGAATCAACATGTAGTGATTGATGTTGGACAGGTTAAAGGTCGTTATTTTTTAAATTACATTAGTTTTGGTTTTGACGTTGCTATTTTAAAACAATCAGTAAAATTTAAACGATTTTTACATGGTGGATTAGCCTATTTATGTGCTGTTATATCAACATTGATTACTTATAAATGTGAATATTATAAAATTAATGATGAAGAAAAGCGGTTGTATCTATCAACTATCCATAATGGAAAGTTTTATGGGGGAGGGATGAAAATAAATCCTTTCTCAGAAATCAATGATGGTATTTTAGATTTATGTACTGTAAAAAAAATGAATCGATTTAAATTATTATTATTATTTCCATCTGTATTTTCAGGGAAGCATTTTAAATTTAAGAAACTAGTTAAATTTGAAAGCAAACGACATTTCTTAATTGAAACAAATGAGGACTCTGTTGTTTGTGGAATTGATGGAGAACTATATGAATTTGACTCGCCAATTGAAGTGAAAATTATTCCTAAAAGTGTGAAAATGATCAGGTATTAA
- a CDS encoding YheC/YheD family protein — protein MIIIGMLHHRKDPGKVRKSYSYAVVAKAEGAELLYFSPKAVDFKKRRIYGYFYREGKWERVESRFPDVIYNTGSPEKFKQSDSIIRQLKEIIPFTTHSIGNKISVYNRLKEDGTFSHYLIPTHIIYSLNHFIKHLEMYHNLVIKPVNGHKGQDITFIEPKEEKYYLHSEDEETLLNKDELLDYVSKKLKEEKYLIQPYINCKTKTGNAYDFRLHTQKNGEGKWVITAIYPRISPPGSIVSNISNGGSTNYLVPFLKQEYGEKYYDIKQYLEHFSIKLSKKMDELQLKFFNETIDELGIDAGLDDMNKIWIFEVNWRPGCPPTFYLELDVVKNTINYAIYLAKNQRVNR, from the coding sequence GTGATTATTATTGGTATGTTGCATCATCGTAAGGATCCAGGGAAAGTGAGAAAATCCTATTCATATGCAGTTGTTGCGAAAGCGGAAGGTGCAGAATTACTGTATTTTTCTCCTAAAGCAGTTGACTTTAAGAAAAGAAGAATTTATGGATATTTTTATCGTGAAGGAAAGTGGGAAAGGGTAGAAAGTAGATTTCCAGATGTTATTTACAATACAGGAAGTCCAGAGAAATTTAAACAATCTGATTCAATCATTAGGCAATTAAAAGAAATAATTCCATTTACAACCCATTCTATTGGAAATAAAATATCAGTCTATAATCGACTGAAAGAAGATGGGACATTTTCACATTATCTTATTCCTACGCATATTATTTACTCGTTAAATCATTTTATAAAACACTTAGAAATGTATCATAATTTGGTTATAAAACCAGTGAATGGACATAAAGGACAGGATATAACTTTCATTGAACCAAAAGAAGAAAAGTATTATCTTCACTCTGAAGATGAAGAAACTCTCTTAAACAAAGATGAACTTCTTGACTATGTTTCTAAGAAATTGAAAGAAGAAAAGTATTTAATACAACCATATATAAATTGTAAAACCAAAACTGGTAATGCCTATGATTTTAGACTTCATACGCAAAAGAATGGGGAAGGTAAATGGGTGATAACCGCTATTTATCCTCGAATTAGTCCACCAGGCAGTATAGTATCTAATATTAGTAATGGTGGTTCGACTAATTATTTAGTACCTTTTCTTAAACAAGAATATGGTGAAAAATATTATGATATTAAGCAATATCTTGAACATTTTAGTATTAAACTATCGAAAAAAATGGATGAGCTACAACTAAAATTTTTCAATGAAACAATTGATGAATTGGGTATAGATGCTGGGTTAGATGATATGAATAAAATTTGGATTTTTGAAGTGAATTGGCGTCCTGGATGTCCTCCAACTTTTTATTTAGAATTAGATGTTGTTAAAAACACGATCAATTATGCGATTTATTTAGCTAAGAATCAACGTGTAAACAGGTGA